The proteins below are encoded in one region of Eulemur rufifrons isolate Redbay chromosome 2, OSU_ERuf_1, whole genome shotgun sequence:
- the HDC gene encoding histidine decarboxylase isoform X1, translating into MMEPEEYRRRGREMVDYICQYLSTVRDRRVTPDVQPGYLRAWLPDSAPEEPDSWDSIFGDIERIIMPGVVHWQSPHMHAYYPALTSWPSLLGDMLADAINCLGFTWASSPACTELEMNVMDWLAKMLGLPEHFLHHHPGSQGGGVLQSTVSESTLIALLAARKNKILEMKKSEPDAEESSLNARLIAYASDQAHSSVEKAGLISLVKMKFLPVDDNFSLRGEALQKAIEEDKRQGLVPVFVCATLGTTGVCAFDCLSELGPICAREGLWLHIDAAYAGTAFLCPEFRGFLKGIEFADSFTFNPSKWMMVHFDCTAFWVRDKYKLQQTFSVDPVYLRHANSGAATDFMHWQIPLSRRFRSIKLWFVIRSFGVKNLQAHVRHGTEMAKYFESLVRNDPFFEIPAKRHLGLVVFRLKGPNCLTESVLKEVAKAGHLFLIPATVQDKLIIRFTVTSQFTTRDDILRDWDLIRDAATLVLSQHCTSQPSPQVGKLLPQIRGCSALASGVSLQCVNEAGDDPAQARKIIKQPQRAGASPIRRENGCHLESLLDPLDDCFSEEAPDTTKHKLSSFLFSYLSVQHKKKTVRSLSCNSVPVSAQKPLPTDGSAKSGGSSRVRIFSRFPEEMMLLKKSAFKKLIKFYSVPSFPECSSQCGLQLPCCPLQAMV; encoded by the exons ATGATGGAGCCTGAGGAGTACAGACGGAGAG GGAGAGAGATGGTGGATTACATCTGCCAGTACCTGAGCACTGTGCGGGACAGACGTGTCACTCCGGATGTGCAGCCTGGCTACCTGCGAGCCTGGCTGCCTGACAGCGCTCCCGAGGAACCCGACAGCTGGGACAGCATCTTCGGGGACATTGAGCGGATCATCATGCCTGGG GTGGTACATTGGCAGAGCCCCCATATGCATGCCTACTACCCGGCCCTCACCTCTTGGCCATCCCTGTTGGGAGACATGCTGGCTGATGCCATCAACTGCTTGGGGTTCACCTGG GCTTCTAGCCCTGCGTGCACAGAGCTGGAGATGAACGTCATGGACTGGCTGGCGAAAATgctgggcctcccagagcacttCCTGCACCACCATCCCGGCAGCCAGGGGGGAGGCGTCCTGCAG AGCACAGTGAGTGAATCCACCTTGATTGCCCTGCTGGCAGCAAGGAAGAACAaaatcctggaaatgaaaaagtctGAGCCCGATGCTGAGGAGTCCTCGCTGAACGCCCGCCTCATCGCCTATGCCTCTGACCAG GCTCACTCCTCAGTGGAGAAGGCTGGTTTGATTTCCCTTGTGAAGATGAAATTTCTGCCTGTGGATGACAATTTCTCACTCCGAGGGGAAGCTCTTCAGAAAGCCATTGAGGAAGACAAGCGGCAGGGCTTGGTGCCTGTCTTT GTCTGTGCAACACTAGGGACCACTGGGGTCTGTGCGTTCGACTGCCTGTCCGAACTGGGCCCCATCT GTGCCCGCGAGGGGCTGTGGCTCCACATCGATGCTGCTTACGCAGGCACTGCCTTCCTGTGCCCCGAGTTCCGGGGCTTTCTGAAGGGCATCGAGTTCGCCGACTCCTTCACCTTCAATCCCTCCAAGTGGATGATGGTGCACTTTGACTGTACCGCGTTCTG GGTCCGGGACAAGTACAAGCTGCAGCAGACCTTCAGCGTGGACCCCGTCTACCTCAGGCACGCCAACTCGGGCGCCGCCACCGACTTCATG caCTGGCAGATCCCACTGAGCCGGCGGTTTCGCTCTATTAAACTCTGGTTCGTGATTCGGTCCTTCGGGGTGAAGAACCTTCAAGCGCATGTCAGACAT GGTACTGAAATGGCTAAATATTTTGAATCTCTGGTCAGAAATGACCCTTTCTTTGAAATTCCTGCCAAGAGGCACCTGGGCCTGGTCGTTTTTCGTCTAAAG GGTCCTAACTGTCTCACAGAAAGTGTGTTAAAGGAAGTAGCCAAAGCTGGCCATCTCTTCCTCATCCCGGCCACTGTCCAGGACAAGCTGATCATCCGTTTCACTGTGACGTCCCAGTTTACCACCAGGGATGATATCCTGAGGGACTGGGATCTCATTCGAGATGCTGCCACTCTCGTCCTGAGTCAGCACTgcacctcccagcccagcccgcaGGTCGGGAAGCTCCTCCCCCAAATCAGGGGCTGCAGCGCCTTGGCCAGTGGAGTGTCCCTTCAGTGTGTCAACGAGGCAGGAGACGACCCAGCCCAGGCCAGGAAGATCATCAAGCAGCCTCAGCGTGCGGGAGCCAGTCCCATACGGAGGGAAAACGGCTGCCATCTCGAAAGCCTGCTGGACCCACTTGACGACTGCTTTTCAGAAGAGGCCCCGGATACCACTAAACACAAGCTGTCCTCCTTCCTGTTCAGTTACCTGTCCGTGCAGCACAAGAAGAAGACGGTGCGCTCCCTCAGTTGCAACAGCGTGCCCGTGAGTGCGCAGAAGCCACTGCCCACGGATGGCTCTGCGAAGAGTGGGGGCTCCTCCCGGGTCAGAATCTTTTCCAGGTTTCCAGAGGAGATGATGCTGCTGAAGAAAAGTGCCTTCAAAAAACTAATCAAGTTCTACAGCGTCCCCAGCTTTCCTGAATGCAGCTCCCAGTGTGGGCTCCAGCTGCCCTGCTGCCCCCTGCAGGCCATGGTGTAG
- the HDC gene encoding histidine decarboxylase isoform X2 — MMEPEEYRRRGREMVDYICQYLSTVRDRRVTPDVQPGYLRAWLPDSAPEEPDSWDSIFGDIERIIMPGVVHWQSPHMHAYYPALTSWPSLLGDMLADAINCLGFTWASSPACTELEMNVMDWLAKMLGLPEHFLHHHPGSQGGGVLQSTVSESTLIALLAARKNKILEMKKSEPDAEESSLNARLIAYASDQAHSSVEKAGLISLVKMKFLPVDDNFSLRGEALQKAIEEDKRQGLVPVFVCATLGTTGVCAFDCLSELGPICAREGLWLHIDAAYAGTAFLCPEFRGFLKGIEFADSFTFNPSKWMMVHFDCTAFWVRDKYKLQQTFSVDPVYLRHANSGAATDFMGTEMAKYFESLVRNDPFFEIPAKRHLGLVVFRLKGPNCLTESVLKEVAKAGHLFLIPATVQDKLIIRFTVTSQFTTRDDILRDWDLIRDAATLVLSQHCTSQPSPQVGKLLPQIRGCSALASGVSLQCVNEAGDDPAQARKIIKQPQRAGASPIRRENGCHLESLLDPLDDCFSEEAPDTTKHKLSSFLFSYLSVQHKKKTVRSLSCNSVPVSAQKPLPTDGSAKSGGSSRVRIFSRFPEEMMLLKKSAFKKLIKFYSVPSFPECSSQCGLQLPCCPLQAMV; from the exons ATGATGGAGCCTGAGGAGTACAGACGGAGAG GGAGAGAGATGGTGGATTACATCTGCCAGTACCTGAGCACTGTGCGGGACAGACGTGTCACTCCGGATGTGCAGCCTGGCTACCTGCGAGCCTGGCTGCCTGACAGCGCTCCCGAGGAACCCGACAGCTGGGACAGCATCTTCGGGGACATTGAGCGGATCATCATGCCTGGG GTGGTACATTGGCAGAGCCCCCATATGCATGCCTACTACCCGGCCCTCACCTCTTGGCCATCCCTGTTGGGAGACATGCTGGCTGATGCCATCAACTGCTTGGGGTTCACCTGG GCTTCTAGCCCTGCGTGCACAGAGCTGGAGATGAACGTCATGGACTGGCTGGCGAAAATgctgggcctcccagagcacttCCTGCACCACCATCCCGGCAGCCAGGGGGGAGGCGTCCTGCAG AGCACAGTGAGTGAATCCACCTTGATTGCCCTGCTGGCAGCAAGGAAGAACAaaatcctggaaatgaaaaagtctGAGCCCGATGCTGAGGAGTCCTCGCTGAACGCCCGCCTCATCGCCTATGCCTCTGACCAG GCTCACTCCTCAGTGGAGAAGGCTGGTTTGATTTCCCTTGTGAAGATGAAATTTCTGCCTGTGGATGACAATTTCTCACTCCGAGGGGAAGCTCTTCAGAAAGCCATTGAGGAAGACAAGCGGCAGGGCTTGGTGCCTGTCTTT GTCTGTGCAACACTAGGGACCACTGGGGTCTGTGCGTTCGACTGCCTGTCCGAACTGGGCCCCATCT GTGCCCGCGAGGGGCTGTGGCTCCACATCGATGCTGCTTACGCAGGCACTGCCTTCCTGTGCCCCGAGTTCCGGGGCTTTCTGAAGGGCATCGAGTTCGCCGACTCCTTCACCTTCAATCCCTCCAAGTGGATGATGGTGCACTTTGACTGTACCGCGTTCTG GGTCCGGGACAAGTACAAGCTGCAGCAGACCTTCAGCGTGGACCCCGTCTACCTCAGGCACGCCAACTCGGGCGCCGCCACCGACTTCATG GGTACTGAAATGGCTAAATATTTTGAATCTCTGGTCAGAAATGACCCTTTCTTTGAAATTCCTGCCAAGAGGCACCTGGGCCTGGTCGTTTTTCGTCTAAAG GGTCCTAACTGTCTCACAGAAAGTGTGTTAAAGGAAGTAGCCAAAGCTGGCCATCTCTTCCTCATCCCGGCCACTGTCCAGGACAAGCTGATCATCCGTTTCACTGTGACGTCCCAGTTTACCACCAGGGATGATATCCTGAGGGACTGGGATCTCATTCGAGATGCTGCCACTCTCGTCCTGAGTCAGCACTgcacctcccagcccagcccgcaGGTCGGGAAGCTCCTCCCCCAAATCAGGGGCTGCAGCGCCTTGGCCAGTGGAGTGTCCCTTCAGTGTGTCAACGAGGCAGGAGACGACCCAGCCCAGGCCAGGAAGATCATCAAGCAGCCTCAGCGTGCGGGAGCCAGTCCCATACGGAGGGAAAACGGCTGCCATCTCGAAAGCCTGCTGGACCCACTTGACGACTGCTTTTCAGAAGAGGCCCCGGATACCACTAAACACAAGCTGTCCTCCTTCCTGTTCAGTTACCTGTCCGTGCAGCACAAGAAGAAGACGGTGCGCTCCCTCAGTTGCAACAGCGTGCCCGTGAGTGCGCAGAAGCCACTGCCCACGGATGGCTCTGCGAAGAGTGGGGGCTCCTCCCGGGTCAGAATCTTTTCCAGGTTTCCAGAGGAGATGATGCTGCTGAAGAAAAGTGCCTTCAAAAAACTAATCAAGTTCTACAGCGTCCCCAGCTTTCCTGAATGCAGCTCCCAGTGTGGGCTCCAGCTGCCCTGCTGCCCCCTGCAGGCCATGGTGTAG